From a region of the Zingiber officinale cultivar Zhangliang chromosome 4B, Zo_v1.1, whole genome shotgun sequence genome:
- the LOC121978724 gene encoding protein GRIM REAPER-like produces MAAAAATTTFFVLALALSASLQFPASARKGGRCEQSGNGIACPGALHCCKRRCRDVLSDRHNCGRCGNRCGFGRLCCAGGCVAVAYDVDNCGGCGRICPPGQRCEYGACGYA; encoded by the coding sequence ATGGCCGCGGCAGCCGCCACCACCACCTTCTTCGTTCTGGCGCTCGCTCTCTCGGCGTCTCTGCAGTTCCCCGCGTCGGCAAGGAAGGGCGGCCGGTGCGAGCAGTCGGGGAACGGCATCGCTTGCCCAGGGGCGCTCCACTGCTGCAAGCGCCGCTGCCGCGACGTCCTCTCCGACCGCCACAACTGCGGGCGGTGCGGCAACCGGTGCGGCTTCGGCCGGCTCTGCTGCGCCGGCGGCTGCGTCGCGGTGGCCTACGACGTCGACAACTGCGGCGGCTGCGGCCGCATCTGCCCGCCGGGGCAGCGCTGTGAGTACGGCGCCTGTGGCTATGCTTGA